From one Zhongshania sp. R06B22 genomic stretch:
- the nrdR gene encoding transcriptional regulator NrdR, translated as MRCPFCNFDDTKVIDSRLVAEGGQVRRRRECLSCSERFTTYESAELLMPKIIKSDGSREPFDEAKLRSGVLKALEKRPVSVEHIEAEVSGIKRRLQATGEREIDSRDVGEQVMEALKALDHVAYVRFASVYRSFQDLDEFRAEIDRLSAEPRSEHSE; from the coding sequence ATGCGTTGTCCGTTTTGCAATTTTGACGATACCAAAGTTATCGACTCCCGGCTGGTAGCTGAAGGTGGTCAGGTTCGTCGTCGTCGCGAATGTCTGTCGTGCTCGGAGCGGTTTACAACCTATGAGAGCGCCGAGCTGTTGATGCCTAAAATCATCAAAAGTGACGGCTCACGGGAACCGTTTGACGAGGCGAAACTGCGTTCAGGTGTTTTAAAGGCACTGGAAAAACGGCCGGTCAGCGTTGAACATATCGAAGCTGAAGTTAGCGGTATCAAGCGTCGCCTGCAGGCCACTGGCGAGCGCGAAATTGATAGTCGCGACGTCGGTGAGCAAGTTATGGAGGCCTTAAAGGCCTTAGATCATGTCGCCTATGTTCGCTTTGCCTCGGTCTATCGCAGCTTCCAAGATTTAGATGAGTTTCGCGCTGAAATTGACCGGTTATCTGCAGAGCCGCGTTCAGAGCATAGTGAGTAG
- a CDS encoding SDR family oxidoreductase encodes MRKNILITGASSGLGEGMAREFAAKGCNLALCARRLEPMQSLKAELEAANPGIKVFIRELDVCDYPQVFEVFKAFREDLGSLDRVIVNAGMGKGASFGTGYFEANRKTAETNFVGALAQCEAALEIFRAQNSGHLVTISSISAVRGMPRAINIYAATKAGLRTMTEGIRADLLGTPIKASCILPGFILTPINSDLKKAPMRVDLKTGCKALVKAIEREPAEAKVPAWPWVPVALAMKYLPLSVVAKMT; translated from the coding sequence ATGCGTAAAAATATACTCATTACCGGCGCCAGCTCAGGTCTAGGTGAAGGCATGGCCCGCGAGTTTGCAGCCAAGGGCTGTAATCTAGCACTTTGCGCAAGGCGCTTAGAGCCAATGCAGTCCTTAAAAGCCGAACTAGAGGCGGCGAACCCAGGTATTAAGGTGTTTATTCGCGAACTGGATGTGTGTGATTATCCCCAAGTGTTTGAGGTGTTCAAAGCTTTTCGTGAAGACCTTGGCAGTCTCGACCGGGTTATTGTTAACGCCGGTATGGGCAAGGGTGCGTCCTTCGGCACTGGCTATTTTGAGGCTAATCGCAAGACCGCAGAAACCAATTTTGTCGGCGCGCTGGCCCAGTGTGAGGCGGCCTTGGAAATTTTCCGCGCCCAAAATAGCGGTCACCTAGTAACGATATCATCCATTAGCGCCGTGCGCGGTATGCCCCGCGCCATCAATATATATGCGGCTACCAAGGCCGGCTTGCGCACCATGACCGAAGGTATTCGCGCCGATTTATTGGGAACGCCGATCAAAGCCAGCTGTATATTGCCGGGCTTTATTCTTACCCCGATAAACTCTGATTTGAAAAAAGCACCTATGCGGGTAGATTTGAAAACCGGTTGTAAGGCGCTGGTGAAAGCCATAGAAAGAGAGCCCGCCGAAGCCAAAGTGCCGGCTTGGCCTTGGGTGCCGGTGGCCCTGGCAATGAAGTATTTGCCGCTGTCAGTTGTCGCCAAGATGACCTAG
- the ettA gene encoding energy-dependent translational throttle protein EttA: MAQFVFTMNRVSKVVPPKREILHDISLSFFPGAKIGVLGLNGSGKSTLLKIMAGLDTEFNGEARPQPGTKIGYLSQEPPLDDSKDVRGNVEEGVAEAINALAELDKVYADYAEPDADFDALAKRQAALEDIIQATDAHNLDHKLEVAADALRLPPWDAAVSTLSGGERRRVALCQLLLSNPDMLLLDEPTNHLDAESVHWLERFLCDFPGTVVAITHDRYFLDNAAGWILELDRGRGIPYEGNYSDWLEAKDARLAQESKSDASRKKTIAAELEWVRSNAKGRQSKSKARLARFEEMNSQEFQSRSETNEIYIPPGPRLGDKVIEVNGVSKSYGDRLLINDLSLSIPQGAIVGIIGGNGAGKSTLLRMITGRESPDSGTIDLGETVKLVSVEQMRDGLDDKKTVWEAVSEGQDILRIGSYEVPSRAYLGRFNFKGSDQQKRVGELSGGERGRLHLACTLKEGGNVLLLDEPSNDLDVETLRALEDALLDFPGCALVISHDRWFLDRIATHILAYEGDSDIVFFEGNYSEYHEDFVARKGKNAGPKRVKYKKLK; this comes from the coding sequence ATGGCGCAATTCGTCTTTACCATGAACCGCGTAAGCAAGGTTGTACCGCCCAAGCGCGAAATTCTGCACGACATCTCATTGTCTTTCTTCCCCGGGGCCAAAATTGGTGTACTCGGCCTAAACGGGTCGGGGAAATCTACCCTGCTAAAAATAATGGCAGGCTTAGATACCGAATTTAATGGCGAAGCTCGCCCCCAACCTGGCACTAAAATAGGTTACCTCTCGCAGGAGCCGCCCTTAGATGACAGCAAAGATGTGCGCGGCAACGTCGAAGAAGGTGTGGCTGAAGCTATAAATGCACTCGCCGAACTCGATAAAGTTTACGCAGATTATGCCGAACCGGATGCGGATTTTGACGCTTTGGCGAAGCGCCAAGCGGCGCTAGAAGACATCATTCAGGCCACCGATGCCCACAATCTCGACCACAAACTTGAAGTGGCCGCCGACGCGCTGCGCCTGCCACCATGGGATGCGGCGGTCTCCACCCTGTCTGGCGGTGAGCGCCGCCGCGTCGCACTATGCCAATTACTGCTCTCCAACCCCGACATGCTGTTATTGGACGAGCCCACCAACCATTTGGACGCCGAGTCAGTGCACTGGCTAGAGCGCTTCCTATGTGACTTTCCCGGCACAGTGGTCGCCATTACGCATGACCGCTATTTCCTCGACAATGCTGCTGGCTGGATTTTGGAATTAGACCGCGGTCGCGGCATTCCATACGAAGGCAATTACTCTGACTGGCTTGAAGCCAAAGATGCGCGCTTAGCGCAGGAGTCAAAATCTGACGCCTCTCGGAAAAAGACCATCGCAGCAGAATTAGAGTGGGTGCGCAGCAATGCCAAAGGTCGCCAAAGCAAGAGCAAGGCGCGCCTAGCCCGCTTTGAAGAAATGAATTCTCAAGAATTCCAAAGCCGCAGCGAAACTAATGAAATTTATATTCCGCCAGGACCGCGTCTTGGCGATAAGGTTATTGAGGTTAACGGCGTCAGCAAAAGTTATGGCGACCGCCTGCTGATCAATGACCTGAGCCTGTCGATCCCTCAAGGCGCCATCGTCGGCATTATCGGCGGCAACGGTGCGGGTAAATCGACCTTGCTGCGCATGATTACCGGCAGAGAATCTCCAGATAGCGGCACCATCGACCTCGGCGAAACCGTCAAGCTGGTTTCGGTAGAGCAGATGCGCGACGGCCTCGACGATAAGAAAACCGTATGGGAAGCCGTATCTGAAGGCCAAGATATTTTACGCATAGGCAGCTATGAAGTGCCTTCACGAGCCTATCTCGGTCGCTTTAACTTTAAAGGCAGCGACCAGCAAAAACGAGTCGGTGAGTTATCCGGTGGTGAGCGTGGCCGCCTACATTTAGCATGCACACTCAAGGAAGGCGGCAACGTCTTGCTGCTAGATGAGCCCTCAAATGATTTGGACGTTGAGACCCTGCGCGCCTTAGAAGATGCGCTATTGGACTTTCCCGGTTGCGCATTGGTGATATCCCATGATCGCTGGTTCCTCGACCGCATCGCGACTCATATTCTTGCCTACGAAGGCGATAGTGATATCGTGTTCTTTGAAGGTAATTACAGTGAATACCACGAAGATTTTGTGGCTCGCAAAGGAAAGAACGCGGGACCAAAGCGGGTGAAATATAAAAAGCTAAAATAA
- the ribH gene encoding 6,7-dimethyl-8-ribityllumazine synthase has protein sequence MKTIEGNFVAVAGKFAIVVGRWNSFVVESLLDGALDTLRRHGVADDNITIVRAPGAFEIPLVCQKVAESKNYDAIIALGAVIRGGTPHFEYVAGECVKGLAQVTMQHGVPVAFGVLTVDTIEQAVERAGTKAGNKGEEAAMSAIEMVSLLKQL, from the coding sequence ATGAAAACTATCGAAGGTAATTTTGTTGCGGTAGCCGGTAAATTCGCAATTGTAGTGGGTCGCTGGAATAGCTTTGTAGTTGAAAGTTTATTGGACGGCGCCTTAGACACGCTGCGTCGTCACGGCGTGGCAGACGACAATATCACTATTGTGCGTGCACCGGGTGCGTTTGAAATACCGCTGGTCTGCCAAAAAGTAGCAGAAAGTAAAAACTATGATGCCATTATTGCGTTGGGCGCCGTTATTCGTGGCGGCACGCCGCACTTCGAATATGTTGCCGGGGAATGTGTCAAAGGGCTAGCGCAAGTAACTATGCAACACGGTGTGCCGGTCGCATTTGGTGTGTTGACCGTAGATACTATTGAGCAAGCGGTAGAACGCGCAGGCACCAAGGCAGGTAATAAGGGTGAAGAGGCGGCGATGTCCGCTATTGAGATGGTGAGCCTTCTCAAACAGTTATAA
- the ribBA gene encoding bifunctional 3,4-dihydroxy-2-butanone-4-phosphate synthase/GTP cyclohydrolase II — MAMSKIEDLIQDIRLGKMVILMDDEDRENEGDLVMAAECVRPQDINFMAKFGRGLICMPMTRERCEQLALPLMVDRNASGFGTKFTLSIEATHGVTTGISAADRAHTVRTAAARNAVAADIVQPGHIFPLMAEPGGVLSRAGHTEAACDLSRLAGFEATGVICEIMNEDGTMARRADLDIFAAEHDLKMGTIADLIHYQVLNEQTIEKISSGTIATDFGDFVLHAYKDSVAGEIHFAVQKGDISADSPTLVRVHLGSSVRDLLQTQSPGSTTGWNMHRSLETVAKHGGVVVLLANRETPESILAELGIAQGTKSPLQGDSIQYKTTYFNIGLGSQILRDVGVGKIRLMGAPVKYNAISGFDLEVVEFVSPDNIVANS; from the coding sequence ATGGCAATGAGCAAAATAGAAGACCTCATTCAGGATATCCGTCTAGGCAAGATGGTTATCTTAATGGACGACGAAGATCGCGAGAACGAGGGCGACCTGGTGATGGCGGCCGAATGTGTGCGTCCCCAAGATATTAACTTTATGGCTAAATTTGGTCGTGGTTTAATTTGTATGCCAATGACTCGTGAGCGCTGTGAGCAGCTTGCGCTGCCCTTGATGGTAGATCGCAATGCCTCGGGTTTCGGCACCAAATTCACCCTCTCTATAGAGGCCACCCACGGCGTGACCACCGGTATTTCTGCCGCCGATCGGGCCCACACGGTAAGAACCGCAGCTGCGCGTAATGCAGTGGCAGCTGATATTGTTCAGCCCGGTCATATTTTCCCGCTGATGGCTGAGCCCGGTGGCGTTTTGAGTCGCGCCGGTCATACTGAGGCTGCCTGTGATTTGTCGCGCTTAGCTGGTTTTGAAGCGACCGGTGTTATCTGCGAAATCATGAATGAAGACGGCACCATGGCGCGCCGCGCAGATCTCGATATTTTTGCCGCAGAGCACGATTTAAAAATGGGTACCATTGCTGACCTGATTCACTATCAGGTGTTAAACGAGCAAACCATTGAAAAAATTAGCAGCGGCACGATTGCAACGGATTTTGGCGATTTTGTCCTTCACGCCTATAAGGATTCAGTGGCGGGTGAAATACATTTTGCGGTTCAAAAAGGTGATATCAGTGCCGACTCGCCAACACTGGTGCGGGTGCACTTGGGCTCGTCGGTGCGCGACCTTTTGCAAACCCAATCGCCGGGCTCTACCACGGGCTGGAATATGCATCGCAGCTTAGAAACTGTCGCTAAACATGGCGGCGTAGTCGTGCTACTGGCCAACCGCGAAACCCCAGAATCAATCTTGGCCGAGCTAGGTATTGCCCAGGGCACCAAGTCGCCTCTGCAGGGTGATAGCATTCAGTATAAAACCACGTATTTTAATATCGGCCTAGGATCACAAATCTTGCGTGATGTTGGGGTAGGCAAGATTCGCTTGATGGGTGCGCCGGTTAAATATAATGCAATCTCTGGTTTTGACTTGGAAGTCGTTGAATTTGTTAGTCCCGATAATATTGTCGCCAATAGCTGA
- the glyA gene encoding serine hydroxymethyltransferase has product MFSKEMTIAGFDDEIWSAIQEEEVRQEEHIELIASENYTSPAVMQAQGTVLTNKYAEGYPGKRYYGGCEYVDKAETLAIDRAKALFGADYANVQPHSGSQANGAVYQALMLPGETVLGMSLDAGGHLTHGAKPNFSGKTYNAVQYGLNNETGEIDYAQVEALALEHKPKMIVAGFSAYSGIVDWAKFREIADMVGAYLMVDMAHVAGLVAAGVYPNPIKYADVVTTTTHKTLRGPRGGLILAKANEAIEKKLNSAVFPGGQGGPLMHVIAAKAVSFKEAMAPEYVVYQKQVIANAKAMAKTFIERGINIVSGGTENHLMLVDLIGKSYTGKDADAALGAANITVNKNAVPNDPRSPFITSGLRVGTPAVTTRGFKEAECVELANWMCDILEALEAGDASAKIDEVKAKVLEICKRFPVYA; this is encoded by the coding sequence ATGTTTAGCAAAGAGATGACAATTGCCGGATTCGACGATGAAATCTGGTCTGCGATTCAAGAAGAAGAAGTGCGTCAGGAAGAGCATATCGAGCTAATCGCTTCTGAAAACTACACCAGCCCGGCCGTTATGCAGGCGCAGGGTACCGTGCTCACCAATAAATACGCTGAAGGTTATCCCGGCAAGCGTTATTACGGTGGTTGCGAATACGTCGACAAGGCCGAAACACTGGCTATCGACCGCGCAAAAGCCCTGTTCGGTGCAGATTACGCCAACGTTCAGCCACACTCTGGCTCACAGGCCAACGGTGCTGTGTATCAGGCGCTGATGTTGCCAGGCGAAACTGTGCTGGGTATGAGTCTTGATGCCGGTGGTCACTTGACCCACGGTGCCAAACCGAACTTTTCGGGCAAGACTTATAACGCGGTTCAATACGGTTTGAATAATGAAACCGGCGAAATCGATTACGCCCAGGTTGAAGCCTTGGCGCTAGAGCACAAGCCTAAAATGATTGTTGCCGGTTTCTCTGCATACTCAGGTATTGTCGACTGGGCCAAATTCCGTGAAATCGCCGATATGGTCGGTGCTTACTTGATGGTCGACATGGCTCACGTTGCGGGCTTGGTTGCTGCGGGTGTGTACCCAAATCCCATTAAATATGCGGACGTGGTTACCACTACTACCCATAAAACCCTGCGCGGTCCCCGCGGCGGTTTGATTTTGGCCAAGGCCAATGAAGCCATCGAGAAGAAACTTAACTCGGCGGTATTCCCCGGTGGCCAAGGTGGCCCGCTGATGCACGTGATTGCTGCTAAGGCTGTTAGCTTTAAAGAAGCAATGGCGCCAGAGTACGTGGTTTACCAGAAGCAGGTTATCGCCAATGCTAAAGCCATGGCTAAGACGTTTATCGAGCGCGGTATTAACATTGTGTCCGGCGGTACTGAAAACCACCTGATGCTAGTTGACCTGATCGGCAAATCGTATACCGGTAAAGATGCTGACGCTGCACTGGGCGCGGCGAATATTACCGTGAATAAAAACGCCGTACCCAATGATCCCCGCTCGCCGTTTATCACCAGTGGCTTGCGTGTTGGTACGCCTGCGGTGACCACGCGTGGCTTTAAAGAAGCTGAGTGTGTCGAGTTGGCTAACTGGATGTGCGACATTTTGGAAGCCTTGGAAGCTGGCGATGCCTCTGCCAAGATCGACGAAGTGAAAGCCAAAGTATTAGAAATTTGTAAGCGTTTCCCCGTTTACGCCTAA
- a CDS encoding riboflavin synthase: MFTGIIEALGTIAATEMRGGDMRLRISSASLPMADVKLGDSIATNGVCLTVVAMVGDGFWADVSNETLSLSTFAKINIGQTVNLERAMLASSRFDGHIVSGHVDGVGRVLSCSKDARSIRLSIEAPANIAHYIATKGSICVDGVSLTVNKVTGNVFELNIVPHTAAETIIQHYRVDAELNLEVDVIARYLERLLQADKPAGRGISMASLADNGFLRTRK, from the coding sequence ATGTTCACCGGCATTATAGAGGCGCTGGGGACTATCGCCGCTACTGAAATGCGCGGTGGCGATATGCGCCTGCGAATTAGCAGTGCTAGCCTGCCGATGGCCGATGTTAAGCTCGGCGATAGTATTGCCACCAACGGCGTGTGCCTAACGGTCGTCGCCATGGTGGGCGATGGCTTTTGGGCCGATGTGTCAAACGAGACCCTATCGCTGAGCACCTTCGCCAAGATTAATATCGGCCAGACCGTAAACTTAGAGCGGGCGATGTTGGCGAGCAGCCGTTTCGACGGCCATATTGTCAGTGGTCATGTTGATGGCGTAGGGCGCGTGTTAAGTTGTAGCAAAGATGCGCGCTCTATTAGGCTGAGTATCGAGGCACCGGCTAATATTGCGCATTATATTGCGACCAAGGGCTCGATCTGCGTGGATGGTGTTAGCCTGACCGTGAACAAGGTCACCGGCAACGTATTTGAATTGAATATTGTGCCTCATACGGCAGCGGAAACCATTATTCAGCATTACCGTGTGGATGCAGAGCTTAATCTGGAGGTGGATGTGATCGCGCGTTATCTTGAGCGATTATTACAGGCAGACAAGCCTGCAGGGCGCGGGATTTCAATGGCCAGTTTGGCCGACAATGGGTTTTTGAGAACGCGGAAATAA
- the nusB gene encoding transcription antitermination factor NusB, with translation MANRLQNPSRNQLAADRRKARHYAMQALYQWHMAGQALNEIEAQFQADYDMTHVDKEFFHDLVHNIPAQLTVLHELFDKHLDRKVTDLDPIELCLLRMGSYELLRRIDVPYKVAINETINLGKRFGSTDGHRYLNGILDRVAMECRAVEVAAEKGKSPKVNKPDDAE, from the coding sequence GTGGCAAATCGTCTTCAGAACCCATCCCGCAATCAGCTAGCGGCAGACCGGCGCAAGGCGCGCCATTATGCAATGCAGGCTTTATATCAATGGCATATGGCTGGCCAGGCATTGAACGAAATCGAAGCGCAGTTCCAAGCTGACTATGATATGACTCATGTCGACAAAGAGTTTTTTCACGACCTAGTACATAATATTCCCGCACAGTTAACGGTATTACATGAGCTCTTCGACAAGCACTTAGATCGTAAAGTTACCGATCTAGATCCTATCGAATTGTGCTTGCTGCGCATGGGTTCCTATGAATTACTGCGCCGTATTGATGTACCTTATAAAGTTGCCATCAATGAAACCATTAATCTTGGTAAGCGCTTTGGTTCCACCGACGGTCATCGCTATTTGAATGGCATACTTGATCGGGTCGCAATGGAGTGCCGCGCGGTTGAAGTGGCGGCAGAAAAAGGCAAATCCCCAAAAGTTAACAAGCCGGACGACGCAGAATAG
- the ribD gene encoding bifunctional diaminohydroxyphosphoribosylaminopyrimidine deaminase/5-amino-6-(5-phosphoribosylamino)uracil reductase RibD gives MNFSNFDRQMMATALQLAARGRYSTSPNPRVGCVICRDAKVIAQGWHQRAGDGHAEVNALAQLSDTRASTVYVTLEPCSHQGRTPPCADTLINAGVSRVVVASEDPNPLVAGRGIARLQQAGIQVDVGLMAVQAEALNVGFMRRMRGGLPWLRLKSASSIDGRTAMASGESQWITGPEARADVQKLRAQSCAILSGVETILHDDAALTVRPQSFSADDPAVLALTEPWRQPLRVIVDSSLRTPSTATLFAAGGELVIATRVTNIKRHKPLIAAGATIVVIDDDGRGKVSLPAVMKYLADRSCNEVLLEAGAVLAGAALRAGLVDEWFLYMAPCLMGSSGRPLIDWPMTAMSEQQAIDILDIRAVGKDWRIQCRVPKLAEPQ, from the coding sequence GTGAACTTTAGTAATTTTGATCGGCAGATGATGGCGACTGCTTTGCAATTGGCAGCGCGCGGTCGTTATTCCACCAGCCCTAATCCTCGTGTGGGCTGCGTGATTTGCCGTGACGCCAAGGTCATTGCCCAAGGTTGGCATCAGCGCGCAGGCGATGGCCACGCTGAGGTTAATGCCTTGGCACAGCTAAGTGATACCCGCGCGTCCACCGTCTATGTCACGCTCGAACCCTGTAGTCATCAAGGACGCACGCCACCCTGTGCAGATACCTTAATCAACGCTGGCGTAAGCCGCGTTGTGGTCGCCTCTGAAGATCCTAATCCGCTGGTTGCTGGTCGCGGTATTGCGCGTTTGCAGCAGGCCGGTATTCAGGTCGATGTCGGCTTGATGGCGGTGCAGGCAGAGGCATTAAATGTCGGTTTTATGCGCCGTATGCGCGGCGGCTTGCCGTGGTTGCGTTTAAAGTCAGCCAGCAGCATTGATGGCAGAACGGCAATGGCCTCCGGCGAAAGTCAGTGGATTACCGGCCCCGAGGCGAGAGCCGATGTGCAAAAATTACGGGCCCAGAGCTGTGCGATTCTGAGTGGCGTAGAAACTATTTTGCATGACGACGCAGCGCTCACAGTGCGGCCACAAAGCTTTTCAGCAGATGACCCTGCGGTACTGGCGTTAACAGAACCGTGGCGTCAACCACTGCGGGTGATTGTTGATTCCTCCCTGCGCACACCGTCCACCGCAACATTGTTTGCGGCCGGCGGCGAGCTGGTTATTGCCACGCGGGTGACAAATATTAAACGCCATAAGCCACTGATTGCGGCGGGGGCAACGATTGTTGTCATCGACGATGACGGACGCGGCAAGGTCTCGCTGCCCGCAGTGATGAAGTATTTGGCTGATCGCAGCTGCAATGAAGTCTTGCTAGAGGCGGGCGCGGTATTAGCTGGCGCCGCCTTGCGAGCCGGTCTGGTCGATGAGTGGTTTTTGTATATGGCACCCTGTCTAATGGGCAGTAGCGGTCGGCCATTGATAGATTGGCCGATGACGGCGATGTCAGAGCAGCAGGCCATCGACATCTTGGATATTCGCGCGGTCGGTAAAGATTGGCGAATACAGTGTCGCGTCCCTAAGCTTGCGGAGCCGCAGTAA